Proteins found in one Amycolatopsis umgeniensis genomic segment:
- a CDS encoding adenine phosphoribosyltransferase — MELDKALDLIADVPDFPEPGVLFRDLSPLFADAGGFKAVTHALADTVDPDADLLAGVEARGFLLAAAVGYSRGLGVVLIRKPGKLPRVAGRVEYTLEYGTATVELPEGIVEAGQRVAVLDDVLATGGTVAATCKLLEDAKAQVTGVSVVMELGALGGRSVLEGRRVEALRVC; from the coding sequence ATGGAGCTGGACAAGGCACTCGACCTCATCGCCGACGTGCCGGATTTCCCGGAACCCGGCGTGCTGTTCCGGGACCTGAGCCCGCTGTTCGCCGACGCGGGCGGGTTCAAGGCCGTCACCCACGCGCTGGCCGACACCGTCGATCCCGACGCCGACCTGCTTGCGGGTGTGGAAGCGCGCGGGTTCCTGCTGGCCGCCGCCGTCGGCTACTCCCGCGGTCTCGGCGTCGTGTTGATCCGCAAGCCGGGAAAGCTGCCGAGGGTCGCGGGCCGGGTCGAGTACACGCTGGAATACGGCACCGCGACCGTCGAACTCCCCGAAGGGATCGTCGAGGCGGGCCAACGTGTCGCGGTCCTCGACGACGTGCTCGCCACCGGCGGCACGGTCGCGGCGACCTGTAAACTGCTGGAGGACGCGAAAGCGCAGGTCACCGGGGTTTCGGTGGTCATGGAACTCGGCGCGCTCGGTGGTCGTTCCGTGCTCGAGGGGCGCCGTGTGGAGGCTCTCCGGGTGTGTTGA
- the secF gene encoding protein translocase subunit SecF, whose protein sequence is MTVVDEQNTTAGKRESVFHRLYVGTGVFDVVGKRKRWYVFFGALVLVCIASMGIKGFNFGIDFEGGTQIQMPANGKSGEISEERAKEVFASSLGRPADEAQKVGTGAASTIQLRSDTLNAAEVARIKQALFQELGPIGSSGQPSVGAISDSAVSASWGGEISRQALIALGVFLLAVTLFLALYFDPRMAAAALVTLLNDIIVTAGVYSLIGFEVTPATVIGLLTILGFSLYDTVVVFDKVRENTRGLLGLTRRTYGEAANLALNQTLMRSFNTSLIAALPILGLLVIGYILLGSGTLQELALVQLTGTVVGVLSSVALATPLLVDFKMRDPKYRQQAERVASRRANQARKAAERDDDFDPTDEDALAAELRKEKAYAAAASVPARQQKAHKGRPSGKRKR, encoded by the coding sequence GTGACCGTGGTCGACGAGCAGAACACCACCGCGGGCAAGCGCGAGAGCGTCTTCCACCGCCTCTACGTGGGCACCGGCGTTTTCGACGTGGTCGGCAAGCGCAAGCGCTGGTACGTCTTCTTCGGCGCCCTGGTGCTGGTGTGCATCGCCTCGATGGGGATCAAGGGGTTCAACTTCGGGATCGACTTCGAAGGCGGCACCCAGATCCAGATGCCGGCCAACGGCAAGAGCGGCGAGATCAGCGAGGAGCGGGCCAAGGAGGTCTTCGCGAGTTCGCTGGGTAGGCCCGCCGACGAGGCGCAGAAGGTCGGCACCGGTGCGGCGTCGACGATCCAGCTCCGTTCGGACACCCTGAACGCGGCCGAGGTCGCCAGGATCAAGCAGGCGCTGTTCCAGGAGCTGGGCCCGATCGGCAGCAGCGGGCAGCCGAGCGTCGGGGCCATCAGTGACAGCGCGGTGAGCGCGTCCTGGGGCGGGGAGATCTCCCGGCAGGCGCTGATCGCTCTCGGGGTCTTCCTGCTGGCGGTCACGCTGTTCCTGGCGTTGTACTTCGATCCCCGGATGGCGGCTGCGGCCCTGGTCACGCTGCTGAACGACATCATCGTGACCGCGGGCGTGTACTCGCTGATCGGTTTCGAGGTCACGCCGGCGACGGTGATCGGTCTGCTGACCATCCTCGGGTTCTCGCTGTACGACACGGTGGTGGTGTTCGACAAGGTCCGTGAGAACACGCGCGGCCTGCTCGGACTGACCCGCCGCACCTACGGCGAGGCGGCCAACCTGGCGCTGAACCAGACGCTTATGCGTTCGTTCAACACGTCGTTGATCGCGGCGCTGCCGATTCTCGGCCTGCTGGTGATCGGATACATCCTGCTCGGCTCCGGCACCCTGCAGGAGCTCGCGCTCGTGCAGCTCACCGGCACCGTGGTCGGCGTCCTGTCTTCGGTCGCGCTGGCCACCCCGCTGCTGGTCGACTTCAAGATGCGCGACCCGAAGTACCGTCAGCAGGCCGAACGGGTCGCCTCGCGGCGCGCGAACCAGGCCCGTAAGGCCGCCGAGCGTGACGACGACTTCGACCCGACCGACGAGGACGCCCTGGCCGCCGAACTCCGCAAGGAGAAGGCGTACGCCGCCGCGGCGAGCGTTCCGGCCCGGCAGCAGAAGGCCCACAAGGGCCGTCCTTCGGGCAAGCGCAAGAGGTAA
- the secD gene encoding protein translocase subunit SecD produces MAAPAGHLRPGRYLAFFALIVVALYALVFFTGSGKPTPKLGIDLQGGTRVTLSARNPDGGDPPRESLEQARSIIERRVNGIGVGGTEVVLDGSNVVITVPGEQGDQAKTLGKTAKLGFRKVVTSQPVTPVPQPSTPPTSGAPSSAPPSSSGAPGASAPPSSPANGGSGAAGAPQQQPGDSDEQTKKEIEEARSLRQNPDLMSTDQAKQAAAAEKAFAALNCDPKVSDPLVGNDLTDKPLVACGDKNTAKYLLEPEFLPGTEISDASSGYDTQNSQWVVNLNFKSDGSRIWGDFTSKNTQKQAAFVLDTQVVSAPTIQSAILGGQTQITGRFSQAEAKDLADVLKYGSLPLSFESSDATTVSATLGLASLQAGLIAGGIGLLIVFIYCLFYYRLLGVLTILSLVFAFSLVYAVLVLLGRWIGYTLDLAGVAGLIIAIGITADSFVIYFERLKDEIREGRTFRSAVPRGWSRAQRTILASDAVSFLAAAILYLLAVGDVKGFAFTLGMSTVLDLVVVYLVTHPLVAMISRSKSKFLSNPKNLGLGAVQQLGTERKAARPAPGRPNVKEA; encoded by the coding sequence GTGGCCGCACCGGCCGGGCATCTCCGCCCGGGACGCTATCTCGCCTTCTTCGCCCTGATCGTGGTGGCGCTGTACGCCCTGGTGTTCTTCACCGGTAGCGGCAAGCCGACGCCGAAACTCGGCATCGATCTGCAAGGCGGCACGAGGGTCACCCTGTCCGCCCGTAATCCCGACGGCGGCGACCCTCCGCGAGAGTCCCTCGAACAGGCCCGCTCGATCATCGAGCGCCGGGTCAACGGTATCGGCGTCGGTGGCACCGAGGTCGTCCTCGACGGCAGCAATGTCGTCATCACCGTTCCCGGCGAACAGGGCGACCAGGCCAAGACCCTGGGCAAGACCGCGAAGCTGGGCTTCCGCAAGGTCGTGACGTCGCAGCCGGTGACCCCGGTTCCGCAGCCGTCGACCCCGCCGACCTCGGGCGCGCCCTCGTCGGCGCCGCCGTCGTCCTCGGGTGCCCCTGGCGCGAGCGCTCCGCCGAGCAGCCCGGCCAATGGTGGCAGTGGTGCCGCCGGAGCGCCGCAGCAGCAGCCCGGCGACTCCGACGAGCAGACCAAGAAGGAGATCGAGGAAGCCCGGAGCCTCCGGCAGAACCCCGATCTGATGTCGACGGACCAGGCGAAGCAGGCCGCGGCCGCCGAGAAGGCCTTCGCGGCCCTGAACTGCGACCCCAAGGTGTCGGACCCGCTGGTCGGCAACGACCTCACGGACAAGCCGCTGGTCGCCTGTGGTGACAAGAACACCGCGAAGTACCTGCTGGAGCCGGAGTTCCTTCCCGGAACGGAGATCTCCGACGCCTCCTCGGGCTACGACACCCAGAACTCCCAGTGGGTCGTCAACCTGAACTTCAAGAGCGACGGTTCCCGGATCTGGGGCGACTTCACCTCGAAGAACACCCAGAAGCAGGCCGCGTTCGTCCTCGACACGCAGGTCGTCTCCGCGCCGACCATCCAGTCCGCGATCCTCGGCGGCCAGACCCAGATCACCGGCCGGTTCAGCCAGGCCGAGGCGAAGGACCTGGCGGACGTGCTGAAGTACGGCTCGCTGCCGCTGTCGTTCGAGTCCTCGGACGCGACCACGGTGTCCGCGACGCTGGGTCTCGCCTCGCTGCAGGCGGGCCTGATCGCCGGCGGTATCGGCCTGCTGATCGTCTTCATCTACTGCTTGTTCTATTACCGCTTGCTCGGCGTGCTGACGATCTTGTCCCTCGTCTTCGCGTTCTCGCTCGTCTACGCGGTGTTGGTGCTGCTGGGGCGGTGGATCGGGTACACCCTCGACCTCGCCGGCGTGGCGGGTTTGATCATCGCGATCGGTATCACCGCGGACTCGTTCGTCATTTACTTCGAACGATTGAAGGACGAGATCCGCGAGGGCAGGACATTCCGTTCCGCGGTGCCGCGAGGCTGGTCCCGTGCCCAGCGCACGATTCTGGCGTCGGACGCGGTCAGCTTCCTCGCCGCGGCGATCCTTTACCTGCTGGCCGTCGGTGACGTGAAGGGCTTCGCGTTCACGCTCGGCATGTCGACGGTCCTCGACCTCGTGGTCGTCTACCTCGTCACGCATCCGCTGGTCGCGATGATCTCCCGGTCCAAGTCGAAGTTCCTGTCCAATCCCAAGAACCTCGGCCTCGGCGCCGTGCAGCAACTGGGTACGGAGCGCAAGGCGGCCCGTCCGGCCCCCGGTCGCCCGAACGTCAAGGAGGCGTGA
- the yajC gene encoding preprotein translocase subunit YajC yields the protein MNQLLLPLLLMLVVAIPLVMGTRKQKKAAAAQQELLSSLAPGDRVMTTSGLYASVADASADTTIDLEIAPGVVTTWLRQAVREKVEPVVETDEDTIDDEAVVEEPVVESKDDERVEEKTGAQIAPPLEHGKK from the coding sequence ATGAACCAGTTATTGCTGCCGCTGCTCCTGATGCTCGTTGTGGCGATTCCGCTCGTCATGGGCACCCGTAAGCAGAAGAAGGCGGCGGCAGCGCAGCAGGAGCTGCTCTCGAGCCTTGCTCCCGGTGACCGGGTGATGACCACCTCCGGTCTCTACGCGTCTGTCGCCGACGCCTCCGCCGACACCACGATCGACCTCGAAATCGCGCCCGGTGTCGTGACCACCTGGCTGCGCCAGGCCGTTCGCGAGAAGGTCGAGCCCGTCGTCGAGACCGATGAGGACACCATCGACGACGAGGCCGTCGTCGAGGAGCCGGTCGTCGAGTCGAAGGACGACGAGCGCGTCGAGGAGAAGACGGGCGCGCAGATCGCTCCTCCGCTGGAGCACGGCAAGAAGTAG
- the ruvB gene encoding Holliday junction branch migration DNA helicase RuvB, with the protein MDYEAVTEFDADETLSALPQTGEREVETTLRPRKLDEFVGQPRVREQLELVLESARRRGVPPDHVLLSGPPGLGKTSMAMIVAAELNAAIRITSGPALERAGDLAAMLSNLAPGDVLFIDEIHRIARPAEEMLYLAMEDFRVDVVVGKGPGATSIPLEIAPFTLVGATTRSGSLTGPLRDRFGFTGQMEFYSDAELELVARRAATILDVDIDRDGCAEIARRSRGTPRIANRLLRRVRDYAEVRADGKVTREIARAALKVYDVDELGLDRLDRAVLTALVRSFGGGPVGVSTLAVAVGEEPTTVEEVCEPYLVRAGMLARTPRGRVATAAAWEHLGLPAPAGATRGEQGGPNLFDQD; encoded by the coding sequence ATGGACTATGAGGCCGTGACGGAATTCGACGCCGACGAGACGCTGTCGGCGCTGCCGCAGACAGGCGAACGCGAGGTCGAGACCACGCTGCGCCCGCGCAAACTGGACGAGTTCGTCGGTCAGCCGCGGGTGCGTGAGCAGCTCGAACTCGTGCTGGAGAGCGCGCGACGCCGAGGTGTCCCGCCGGATCACGTCCTGCTGTCCGGGCCGCCCGGGCTGGGCAAGACGAGTATGGCGATGATCGTCGCCGCCGAACTCAACGCCGCCATCCGGATCACCTCGGGGCCGGCGCTGGAACGCGCGGGCGACCTGGCCGCGATGCTGTCCAACCTGGCACCCGGCGACGTCCTGTTCATCGACGAGATCCACCGCATCGCCCGCCCCGCCGAGGAGATGTTGTACCTCGCGATGGAGGACTTCCGCGTCGATGTCGTCGTCGGCAAGGGCCCCGGCGCCACCAGCATCCCGCTGGAGATCGCGCCGTTCACCCTGGTCGGGGCCACGACGAGGTCGGGTTCGCTGACCGGTCCGCTGCGCGACCGGTTCGGTTTCACCGGGCAGATGGAGTTCTACAGCGACGCCGAACTCGAGCTCGTCGCCCGCCGTGCCGCCACGATCCTCGACGTCGACATCGACAGGGACGGCTGCGCGGAGATCGCCCGCCGCTCCCGTGGCACACCCCGGATCGCGAACAGGCTCCTGCGCCGGGTGCGCGACTACGCCGAGGTCCGGGCAGACGGCAAGGTCACGCGTGAGATCGCGCGTGCCGCGCTCAAGGTCTACGACGTCGACGAACTCGGCCTCGACAGACTCGACCGCGCGGTGCTGACGGCGCTGGTCCGCTCCTTCGGCGGCGGCCCTGTCGGCGTGTCCACGCTGGCCGTCGCGGTCGGGGAAGAACCGACCACCGTCGAAGAGGTGTGTGAGCCTTACCTGGTCCGCGCCGGTATGCTCGCCCGCACTCCTCGCGGCCGGGTCGCCACAGCGGCCGCGTGGGAACACCTCGGCCTGCCGGCCCCGGCCGGTGCCACACGTGGCGAGCAGGGTGGCCCGAACCTGTTCGACCAGGACTGA
- the ruvA gene encoding Holliday junction branch migration protein RuvA encodes MISSVRGEILSIGLDHVVIEVGGVGFAVQATPATLATLRRGDEAMLHTALVVREDSLTLFGFADADARELFGLLQTVSGIGPRLALATLAVLDPDKLRSALVEGNITVLTQVPGIGRKGAERLTLELRDKVTALAGPTDGSPAVVAPGALRGEVVEALAGLGFPAKQAELAVDKVLGEGDGHTTSSVLRAALATLGRKR; translated from the coding sequence ATGATCTCCTCGGTACGCGGAGAAATCCTCTCCATCGGCCTCGACCACGTCGTGATCGAGGTCGGGGGAGTCGGCTTCGCCGTGCAGGCCACACCCGCCACACTCGCGACGCTTCGCCGCGGCGACGAGGCGATGCTGCACACCGCGCTCGTGGTCCGCGAGGATTCCTTGACGCTGTTCGGTTTCGCCGACGCCGACGCTCGCGAACTGTTCGGTCTCCTGCAGACGGTCTCCGGGATCGGACCGCGGCTCGCGCTCGCGACGCTGGCCGTCCTCGATCCGGACAAGCTGCGGTCCGCGCTGGTCGAAGGCAATATCACCGTGCTCACCCAGGTGCCCGGCATCGGCCGCAAGGGTGCCGAGCGGCTCACGCTCGAACTGCGTGACAAGGTCACCGCACTCGCCGGTCCGACCGACGGCTCCCCGGCGGTCGTCGCCCCCGGCGCGCTGCGGGGTGAGGTCGTCGAGGCGCTCGCCGGTCTCGGCTTCCCGGCCAAGCAGGCCGAGCTGGCTGTCGACAAGGTGCTCGGCGAGGGAGACGGCCACACGACGTCCTCCGTCCTACGCGCCGCGTTGGCCACCCTCGGGCGTAAGCGGTAA
- the ruvC gene encoding crossover junction endodeoxyribonuclease RuvC, producing the protein MRVLGVDPGLTRCGLGVVDGGTGRTVRAVAVDVVRTPPDADLAVRLLGISDAVERWLDRYKPEAVAVERVFAQHNVRTAMGTAQAGGVVALAAARRGLPVVFHTPSEVKAAVTGSGRADKAQVTGMVMRLLGLEVKPHPADAADALALAICHLWREPMRVRLAEAEARAAEIAKNHKARLAAAAQRAKKQESKTQGAAR; encoded by the coding sequence GTGCGGGTACTCGGGGTCGACCCCGGTCTGACCAGGTGCGGGCTCGGAGTGGTCGACGGCGGCACGGGCCGCACCGTCCGCGCCGTGGCCGTCGACGTCGTGCGGACCCCGCCCGACGCCGATCTCGCCGTGCGCCTGCTGGGGATCTCCGACGCCGTCGAGCGGTGGCTCGATCGCTACAAGCCCGAAGCCGTCGCCGTGGAACGGGTCTTCGCCCAGCACAACGTGCGCACCGCGATGGGCACCGCGCAGGCGGGCGGCGTCGTCGCGCTCGCCGCGGCCCGGCGCGGGCTGCCGGTCGTGTTCCACACGCCGAGTGAGGTCAAAGCGGCCGTCACCGGCTCGGGCCGCGCGGACAAGGCCCAGGTCACCGGTATGGTCATGCGGCTGCTCGGGCTCGAGGTCAAACCGCATCCGGCGGACGCCGCGGACGCGCTCGCGCTCGCCATCTGCCATCTGTGGCGCGAACCGATGCGGGTCCGGCTCGCCGAAGCCGAGGCCAGGGCGGCCGAGATCGCCAAGAACCACAAGGCCAGGCTCGCCGCCGCGGCACAGCGCGCCAAAAAGCAAGAATCCAAGACGCAGGGAGCGGCTCGATGA
- a CDS encoding cupin domain-containing protein: MPSPDDFTAHLGLQPLPVEGGRWAQSWRDDTASAIYYLLVPPETSAPHRLDRLEIYAHHAGAPVRMLLLFPDGRISRPVLGPDVAAGQRPQMAVPAGVWQASVSTGEWSLLGTVVVPPYTDDCVEFRSAAALAAEWPEATKDLAPWLE, from the coding sequence ATGCCGAGCCCTGACGACTTCACCGCTCATCTGGGTCTCCAGCCGCTGCCCGTGGAGGGCGGCCGCTGGGCGCAGAGCTGGCGCGACGACACCGCTTCCGCGATCTACTACCTGCTCGTCCCGCCGGAAACCTCGGCGCCGCACCGGCTGGACCGGCTGGAGATCTACGCCCACCACGCCGGTGCGCCGGTGCGAATGCTGCTGCTGTTCCCGGACGGGCGGATCTCACGGCCGGTGCTCGGGCCGGACGTCGCGGCCGGTCAGCGTCCGCAGATGGCGGTGCCCGCGGGAGTCTGGCAGGCGTCGGTGAGTACCGGTGAGTGGAGCCTGCTCGGGACGGTGGTGGTGCCGCCTTACACGGACGACTGCGTGGAGTTCCGGTCCGCGGCGGCGTTGGCCGCGGAGTGGCCGGAGGCGACGAAGGACCTGGCACCCTGGCTGGAGTGA
- a CDS encoding DUF4262 domain-containing protein: MSRVTTSEADALTAEETELVQWIESQAQARGNAVIAVDGDENDAAFCFTACAWALHNVAEAVVIGLPAQVGPVLLDAYVDRAANGEIFEVGKRYDDFFEGAPVVFERVAKGHYPEYFGHAFLIYPDGDFPALQMIVATPDGHFPWHPDAPEGFDRYQPVLTESGDPESWTPGVDGP, encoded by the coding sequence ATGTCGCGCGTGACGACCTCCGAAGCCGACGCCCTCACCGCCGAAGAAACCGAACTCGTCCAGTGGATCGAGTCGCAGGCGCAGGCCAGAGGGAACGCGGTCATCGCGGTCGACGGCGACGAGAACGACGCGGCCTTCTGCTTCACCGCGTGCGCCTGGGCGCTGCACAACGTGGCGGAAGCGGTCGTCATCGGGCTGCCCGCGCAGGTGGGGCCGGTCCTGCTCGACGCCTATGTGGATCGCGCGGCCAACGGCGAGATCTTCGAGGTCGGCAAACGCTACGACGATTTCTTCGAGGGCGCGCCGGTGGTCTTCGAGCGGGTGGCGAAGGGGCACTATCCCGAGTACTTCGGGCACGCGTTCCTGATCTACCCGGACGGGGACTTCCCGGCGCTGCAGATGATCGTGGCCACGCCGGACGGGCACTTCCCGTGGCATCCGGACGCGCCGGAGGGATTCGACCGGTACCAGCCGGTGCTGACCGAATCCGGTGACCCGGAGAGCTGGACGCCGGGCGTCGACGGCCCCTGA
- a CDS encoding YebC/PmpR family DNA-binding transcriptional regulator has translation MSGHSKWATTKHKKANLDAKRGKLFARLIKNIEVAGRTGGGDPDGNPTLYDAIQKAKKNSVPQDNIERARKRGAGEEAGGADWQTITYEGYGPNGVAVLIECLTDNKNRAAMEVRTALTRNNGSLADPGSVSYMFNRKGVVIMPKGDAAEDDVLMAVLDAGAEEVNDLDENFEIVSEATDLVPVRKALQEAGFEYESADLTFLPSVSVPLDVDGAKKVFKLIDALEDCDDVQNVYANFDVSDEVMAEVG, from the coding sequence ATGAGCGGCCACTCCAAGTGGGCCACCACGAAGCACAAGAAGGCCAACCTGGACGCGAAGCGCGGCAAGCTCTTCGCCCGGTTGATCAAGAACATCGAGGTGGCGGGCCGGACCGGGGGTGGTGACCCCGATGGCAACCCGACGCTCTACGACGCCATCCAGAAGGCCAAGAAGAACTCCGTCCCGCAGGACAACATCGAGCGCGCCCGCAAACGCGGCGCCGGTGAAGAAGCGGGCGGCGCCGACTGGCAGACCATCACCTACGAAGGCTACGGCCCGAACGGTGTGGCCGTGCTGATCGAATGCCTCACCGACAACAAGAACCGCGCCGCCATGGAGGTCCGGACCGCGCTCACCCGGAACAACGGCTCGCTCGCCGACCCGGGTTCGGTCTCCTACATGTTCAACCGCAAGGGCGTCGTGATCATGCCCAAGGGTGACGCCGCCGAGGACGACGTCCTCATGGCCGTACTCGACGCGGGCGCCGAAGAGGTCAACGACCTCGACGAGAACTTCGAGATCGTTTCCGAGGCCACCGACCTCGTCCCGGTCCGGAAAGCCTTGCAGGAGGCCGGTTTCGAGTACGAGTCCGCGGATCTCACGTTCCTGCCGTCGGTCAGCGTCCCGCTGGACGTCGACGGTGCGAAGAAGGTCTTCAAGCTCATCGACGCCCTCGAAGATTGCGACGACGTCCAGAACGTTTACGCGAACTTCGACGTCTCCGACGAGGTCATGGCCGAGGTCGGCTGA
- the pdxT gene encoding pyridoxal 5'-phosphate synthase glutaminase subunit PdxT → MAIATGARPVVGVLALQGDVREHAAMVERAGARALPVRRASELSEVDGLVLPGGESTTMSRLLESFELLEPLQQRIADGLPAFGSCAGMILLARQALDGRPDQRQLGGLDVVVRRNAFGRQVDSFEADLDFTGIEGGPVHAVFIRAPWVEKAGDGVEVLASVPEMPGSDDAAARIVAVRQGAVLATSFHPELTGDERVHRLFVDLVRQA, encoded by the coding sequence GTGGCGATCGCGACGGGGGCACGGCCGGTGGTCGGCGTGCTCGCACTGCAGGGTGACGTGCGGGAGCACGCCGCGATGGTGGAACGCGCCGGTGCCCGTGCGCTGCCGGTCCGCCGCGCGAGTGAACTGTCCGAAGTGGACGGTCTGGTGCTGCCGGGCGGCGAGTCGACCACCATGTCGAGGCTGCTCGAGAGCTTCGAGCTGCTCGAACCCCTGCAGCAGCGCATCGCGGACGGGCTGCCCGCGTTCGGCTCGTGCGCGGGGATGATCCTGCTCGCCCGGCAGGCCCTCGACGGACGCCCCGACCAGCGGCAACTCGGCGGACTCGACGTCGTCGTCCGGCGCAACGCGTTCGGGCGGCAGGTGGACTCGTTCGAAGCCGACCTCGACTTCACCGGTATCGAAGGCGGCCCGGTGCACGCTGTGTTCATCCGTGCCCCGTGGGTCGAAAAGGCGGGCGACGGGGTGGAGGTACTCGCCAGTGTCCCCGAAATGCCGGGGTCGGACGACGCGGCCGCTAGGATCGTCGCGGTCCGGCAGGGGGCGGTTCTCGCCACGTCGTTCCACCCCGAACTCACCGGGGACGAGCGCGTGCACAGGCTGTTCGTCGACCTCGTGCGGCAGGCTTAA
- a CDS encoding AzlD domain-containing protein, giving the protein MDPMDLIVAGGVLAVGTFAFRFAGPVLKARFTVSPKAEKLMARSAVVLLAALVAVAALTEGHEFAGFARPAGVLVGGVLAWRKAPFALVVVAAAATAALLRLAGVP; this is encoded by the coding sequence ATGGACCCGATGGACCTGATCGTCGCGGGCGGCGTGCTCGCCGTCGGAACCTTCGCCTTCCGGTTCGCCGGACCGGTGCTGAAGGCGCGGTTCACCGTGTCGCCCAAGGCCGAGAAGCTGATGGCGCGTTCCGCCGTCGTCCTGCTGGCCGCGCTGGTCGCGGTCGCCGCGCTCACCGAGGGGCACGAGTTCGCCGGATTCGCCCGGCCCGCCGGTGTCCTCGTCGGCGGCGTGCTGGCCTGGCGCAAGGCGCCGTTCGCGCTGGTCGTCGTGGCGGCCGCCGCGACCGCCGCCCTGCTGCGGCTCGCCGGGGTCCCCTGA
- a CDS encoding AzlC family ABC transporter permease, with the protein MRSIWRTTTRVLGRDLLRDIGLVCLADTIVGISYGAIAVGSGFPIWAPMLLSVLVFAGASQFMFVGIIAAGGSPVAAVAAGLLANARHLPFGFAIGDVLGKKWSSRVVGSHLMIDESVAFALAQRDEERRRAAYWVCGIGLFVCWNVGVLAGAYAGTAISDTDAFGLDAAFPAVLLALVLPSLRDRAARLPVFFGVAVALATTPFLPAGLPVLLALVGVLAGVAAKEPAEREPEGVR; encoded by the coding sequence ATGCGTTCGATATGGCGAACAACCACGCGTGTCCTGGGGCGCGATCTTCTCCGTGACATCGGGCTGGTCTGCCTCGCCGACACCATTGTCGGCATCTCCTACGGCGCGATCGCGGTGGGCTCCGGCTTCCCGATCTGGGCACCGATGCTGCTTTCGGTGCTGGTCTTCGCCGGCGCCTCGCAGTTCATGTTCGTCGGCATCATCGCCGCGGGCGGCAGTCCGGTCGCGGCCGTCGCGGCGGGCCTGCTGGCCAACGCGCGGCATCTGCCGTTCGGCTTCGCGATCGGCGACGTCCTGGGGAAGAAGTGGTCGTCGAGGGTGGTCGGCAGCCACCTGATGATCGACGAATCGGTCGCGTTCGCGCTGGCCCAGCGCGACGAGGAGCGGCGCCGGGCGGCGTACTGGGTCTGCGGGATCGGGCTGTTCGTGTGCTGGAACGTCGGCGTCCTCGCCGGGGCGTACGCCGGGACGGCGATCAGCGACACGGACGCCTTCGGACTCGACGCGGCCTTCCCGGCCGTCCTGCTCGCGCTGGTCCTGCCGTCGCTGCGCGACCGCGCCGCCCGCCTTCCGGTGTTCTTCGGGGTGGCCGTCGCGCTGGCCACGACGCCGTTCCTGCCCGCCGGGCTGCCGGTGCTGCTCGCGCTGGTCGGCGTGCTGGCCGGAGTGGCCGCGAAGGAACCCGCCGAACGTGAACCCGAGGGAGTGCGCTGA
- a CDS encoding helix-turn-helix domain-containing protein, translated as MSPTASDGAPLDVIATSLRRERARTGLSLTEVAKRAGIAKSTLSQLESGAGNPSVETIWALCVALDVPFSRVVEPERPRVQVIRSGSGPTVFAEHADYACTLLSSCPPGARRDVYLIRAEPGKPRLSDPHMSGIVEHMVLSAGRAKVGPLDEPVELLPGDYICYPGDIPHIFEALEPGTYGVEIAEYT; from the coding sequence ATGTCCCCGACCGCGTCCGACGGCGCACCACTGGACGTCATCGCCACGTCCCTGCGCCGGGAACGCGCCCGCACCGGGCTGTCCCTCACCGAGGTCGCCAAACGCGCCGGCATCGCGAAATCCACGCTCTCCCAGCTGGAGTCGGGGGCCGGGAACCCGAGCGTCGAGACGATCTGGGCGCTGTGCGTCGCGCTCGACGTCCCGTTCTCGCGGGTGGTCGAGCCCGAGCGTCCCCGGGTACAGGTCATCCGCTCGGGCAGCGGGCCGACGGTGTTCGCCGAACACGCCGATTACGCGTGCACGCTGCTCAGTTCCTGTCCTCCCGGAGCCCGGCGCGACGTCTACCTCATTCGCGCCGAGCCCGGGAAGCCGCGGCTTTCGGATCCCCATATGAGCGGCATCGTCGAGCACATGGTCCTCAGCGCCGGACGCGCCAAGGTCGGACCGCTGGACGAACCGGTCGAACTGCTGCCCGGCGACTACATCTGCTACCCCGGCGACATCCCGCACATCTTCGAGGCGCTCGAGCCGGGTACGTACGGCGTGGAGATCGCGGAGTACACCTGA